GTTCGATATCCTCACAGCTGAAGATGGCAAAGTGACCTGGGGAAATGGCTTAATGTATTATAAGGGTAGGTAGTGATTTGATCACAGTGGAAGTTCTCTCGGCAACTTACACAATTTCAGTATCTTTCAGATTAATGCTCTTCGCACCTTTTGTTGGAGAAGTCATCGTGGGCCGGGTTCTCTCAACTACCAAGACTTATATTCGAGGTAAGCATGTCGTATAATTGCTGTTCTTCTAGTAACCTGGATTTTCTACAGTATCTCTGGGATTCTTCCAAGATATCTACATTGTCCCTTCGCTTTTACCTCCGAACTCCGCCTAGTATGTTCGATGGGTCAGCCTAATGTTCAGTTGCTCACGGATTATATCCAGCGATCCTCAACAAAAAGCATTTTTCTGGGTGGCTATTGATGATGAGTCGACCTTAACCCAAGAACAACTGTTAAATACCGTCATTTCTGGTGCGTgtttccccttcctttcccaaaTCTTAGGCTTGACGCTAATCTTTCTGTGTAGAGAGATTATATATAGATCTAGGAGAGGCGATCCGTTTTCGTGTAGACTCCATCGAATGGCAAGATGTGCGCCCTACACCCCAGGCCATGTTGGCGGAGATGAACGGCGAAGCggtggaggggaaggacCCCATTGAGAAGGCAGGCTTTAAGATCTTGGTATGCTCAGGCCTTAATTCCAACAAGCTCATTGACTGACAATTGTCATGTAGGCGACAATAGCTGAATCAGGTCTTGGTGTGACAGCTTGGTGGCCTGGGCGAGAGGAAAATGAGGAGATGTATGAGGAGTAAGGACATTAGATCTTGCCGGACCAGAGGATATTGTGCAAGCAGAGGGTTACAGGTTCTTGATCTCGAATAGAGACTTACTCGCGAAAATAAGAGGCCTCAGAGAGCACACGCAGTCAGAGTATCACAATACACCTTACGACGCATCATGATGTACTACATTACATATTGACATTCAGCACTCCTCCTGCtactcttcatccttcatcaatcAGTGGTCCTACTTTTCTCTGCGATAGTGTTCTAGTCGATGCTGCAGCACAAAATCTATATTCCCCTGTGATACGATCTCGCAGCCCTTGCGACATGTGGTGTATAGCAGGAGATGCATAGAGCCGAAGAGCACCGAAAAAAAGAGACACTGTCTAACTCCGCAGGAACTCTCGTATCTCACGGTGGGCATCTCGTGGAGTAAAAAGTGACAACTTTGCCGAGAGTATGAGCTCATCAAAAGTCGAAAGtccattcttctccgacattttttttggccaCTGCCTGTCATAGACCATGTTATTAAAAGTTTATAAGCAGGCAGACGTCTAAGCTGTACACTTTCATGTCCATcacagagaagaagaatgagtGTGCTTACAGACCACTACAATGACTACCCATCAGACTCTTCAACTTCCTCGTCTGGGGACATGaccttgtcctcctcctcgtcttcactATCTTCGCCCTCCACATCGGTCAATTTTGTTCCGCTATCGCAAGCGCCAGACACTATCCGAATGTCTCAAGCCGACGGTCACTGGGACTGCGAGACGAGGGGTCGTACACCATACGCATCCGACTCTACAACGGCGCCCCCATCGCCTTTGAGTACACCACGCAGAATAGCTAGACGAAAGAAGCTAGTGTACGATGCTTTGGAATGTGCTTGTCTGCTTGCTTCCATAGCGAATGGGGAAATTATAGTGAGGCTTGAAAttgagaggaaggacaATGCCCAGAAAACTGGAGAGCGACTTAAAAAAGataaaggagaagaggacggGAGCATCCAGCGCCCCTGGGAGAGGCTAGTCAAGTCATTGAGAGAGCTGCAGAAAGAGGATCCTGTGGAAACAAAGATCATCGAGCGATGCTCCGGTAAGTTCAAATATTCCACTAGCAAGTACTGACTGGAACAGCTGTTCTGAACGAAACTGTCGAGACACAAGTACGGCCATTAACGGACCAGAAGTTGTTCATGCAGCCCTTGACTGGGTTTGAGAGTCGAGCAGCGCGTTCGTTGAAAAGCAAGGAGCCTGTCAATTCACTTTCAATGTCTTTACAGAATCCATCTGCGTTAGCCAATGTCCcactcttcttgcttttgcGCTTCGCACGCTTTGCTCTGTCTCCAGCAAAGTCTAAGTCTTATCTGGACCTGTCGCATCTCCCTTATCCAGACGCCAAAACATTCCtggaggaaatggataTCGACTGGCTGATGGAACTTGTCGGATGTGAGGCAGCCGATGTAACCCATTTGGACTTGTCCAACAATTTCCTTACTCGTATGCCCTTACGTATTTCACTGGTGTCCGAGCTAACAAAAAGTAAAAGAATTTCCTCATTGGCCTGCGTTCCCATTTCCAAACGTTCAGGTCCTGCGCGTGACTTCCAACCCCCTTCCCTCCGTCCCATATTCCCTCATTCATCTGCCCAATCTGCGTCGTATTCCCCACAGGCACACTCTTCTTGCACACCCTCGCTCAGGCCAGGATTGTGCATACAAGACATATTTCTGGGGCACCGGTCATCCATCATTGCCAAAAAGGGTGGAGCTTGACAAGAAGCAAGTCAGTGCGCTACCCAAAAGGGAACGTGGGGTGCCGAGCTTGGTCGAGTTTGGGATGTTAATGGTCGCTCGTCAACGAGTAGAATTTACGCCCTCCGAAGATAACCAGTGGTTGAACGAAGCGCGCTACTTCATGCCCGTCCATTTGAGCGAAAGAATGGAGAACTCGTTTGTGTGTGACAGATGCCATCAACTGCAtattcctccttctttggaGATGGCGGAAGTGACGAGGAAAGTCGGCCAACGATTTGGTGATAAAGTTTGGGATGCGAAGTGGATGACGGGATGGCAGCTAAAGAAGAGACACGAAGATCGGTCCTCGACTGTTTGGTTGGAAATGGTGCTGTGTCCACTATGTTTATATCATGTATTAGCTGTAACGTCCGGTCGATGATTCGTAGTTATACCTGGATTGTTAGTATCCATAGACATAGATTCCTTGCTTGATTGTTGAAATTACAGTTTTCACCATCATGAATTGAAACCTTACTCAAATCTCAACATAAAAGTTTCCAGACATTGGGAGCAATTAGGTTTGACTGAGTCGGTGAAACAAAACATAAACTAAGCGGACAGGTGAATGGTCTTGGGTTGCGTCGATAAGGACAGGGAATCTCTGACGATAACCTTTTGAGCTAAAGATGGACCCAAACGATACCCCCAAGGACATGTAAAGACACTGCAAAGACGGTTTGAGAATGCAAGGTTCATGACGCTACCAAACCTAACCAGTACACACCCGCCATCCTACGCAGCACTCCCATAGCGTGCCGAGCCAGGACGTCAAGCTTAAGCCCAGGTAGACTAATCCTGATCAGCCCATGTAACACCgcagggaaagaaaaaactcACAGGCCTGTTGGCGGCGAACCAAGCCTTGGACTTGGTCCTTCggtggggaagagggaacTTGAGTCCGGGCTCGAGGAGCTGCTTGATGTAAGGCCTCCTGAtgtcgtccttcttctcaacctcagcAACACGGAGGATCTGAACATTCCTGAATCGGGCACGGTGTCGGGCAGCCATGTCCTGGTACATAGACTCGACGGCCTCGGCACGGGAAAGAGCACGGAACTCCTTAACCATCTATACATGATATCAGTATCACAGACCATCTAATGCAAGGTCGCATGACGCACGTTGTGGGTACCAGATCGAGAGTCGTATCGGAGCCAGATAGCGAAGTTCTTAACCTTAAGGGGCTTCTTCTCGTGGATCTACTCAACATGTCAGCCCGGACGGTcttcccatcatcatcaaaaCGGTCCACATACGACGTTGAGGGCAACGATCTCACCGTGagccttcttggccttcttcaactgACGAAGGTAGTACCAGTATCGGGACTTGGCGACGACCTCGTTGGGGGCGAAGATCCTCATGCGGCTGCGAAGACTGTTAAATGTACCCTATGGCGCAATAAAAATGTACGTACTAGAGCTTGGGAGCAGGGTCCGCCTCGGTAGGGAGGGTTCGGCCCACAACAGAGTACTCGGTGAAACGAGCCATTCTACACACCATTGTCAGTCCACGATCCTTCGCCCAGTATTCCCAGCATCCGGTCCTAGCAGTTCAACCCATGCAGACTCATCTAACCCTGGCAGTCGCGAAGTCCGCATGCAGCTGGCAGTATGCACGCACACCACCAAACTCAGCAAACCCGTTCTACTAGCCACGATGttcccccctttcccaatGTCGTATTTCGATGTTGATCCTCCTAATTGTTCTCCTTGTCTTGTTGTTCTCTGCCATTCCCATCTCGTTGTCCTGCTGGGCCCGGTTGCGACTGAAGTATACTCACTTGAAGATGTCTTGAGGGATACGAAGAAAGTAAAAATCACCAAGGTcagaagaatgaagagcttCGACGAGGCAAAGCAAGACGGGGGCAGCGCGAGTGTGGCAGAAATCCGTCCCTTCATTTTTCGGTGTTAAACCTGTGGCGGAAACTTAACGCCGACAACTTCGACCCCCCTCACATGTTACTTCAGTTTGGTTCCGCGTGCCTGTCAGTACGTTTGATCCGATTAATCGGGTATTGCTTACGTATAGTTGATGTAGCACGGCTTACGTATGTTGACGTACGGCGCGTCGGAAGATGGTCCTCGCGGATCAGAAAGTACAAAACATCAAGATCAACAGGAGTCGTCGTCAATCGCCCTGTTGCGACTACTCTATAAACATCAAATTCTAAAGTATCTTCAGTCACCAACATAGACCTGAACACCCCAACTATTCTTTCTTCGTACCTCCTAGGCCATTAGTGGCCTCAGCCCCTCCATCGTCATGGTTCGTTTTCCTACATCTCAATCTCTGCTTTGTTGCTATCGCTGGCTAACAAACGGTCTTAATGTTAtcctcgtctcccttgGAACCTATCAATACATTACAGGCGACTCTCATGGACTTTTCACATCCAGATCGTAGATCAGATGCAGAATTTCAGGAAATCCTTGACACTTTCGTTGGGGACAATGAAACTGTCTTGACCGGCAACCTTCCAAACTGCAAGTGGCATCCTAAAATCCTGACAATGTTCAGCCTCTGACGGACTCACAGTACTTGCTGGGTATGAGAAGGACCACGAAATAAAAATCTTGGAGGAAGCAGACTTCCTGGGCGTTAAGGAGCTTTGCGAACAGTACCCTgaccttgagcttggtcCAGTTGACTTGTTTGGATTCCTGATGTGAGGCTATCGTCTTCGCCAAGACATAATATGATCACCGGCACTGATGTCACCAATAGGGCTGTCCTTCAGCGTGAAACTTCACCAGCTTACCCAACTCCAAACAGTGCCCCGTCTCCGGGACATATCACACCTGAAGATGGACGTCGCCGACGGCGTATTTCGGACCGTATCCGTTCGCCTTCAGACAACTCTAGTTCCAGCTCGTCGGGTGAGGAAAATGATATCCGCAGTAATCGTCAAGGCTCTGCCCCGTCAAGCTCCCAAgcttcttttcaatctTCCACCACAGCTCCAGGACCAGCTGGTTTCGCCGTTCCTGTACGAAAGAAGACCTTATCCGATCCTAACCGATCCGATAGCTCCCTGGACTCGCCTTTGCCTGTTCGCATGAGGAGCAAAGACAATCCTCCAAGTGCCTTCACAGGCGGTTTTGCTCGCCCTAGTCCCGCGAGCAGACGACGAACGGCGTCATCAACAATCCACCCAGACGATGATCTAAAATCAACCGATCTCTCGAACCCCATCAAGCGttctttttcctcgtcatcactACGCTTGCAGTCACCACAACCATGGAAACGTCTACCTTCACATCACTCGTCCCGTCCACCCTCTCCCATGTCGCCTATGGATCAAATCGACAGTACATCCTTGCATGAAAGAACTAAGTCTCGGGAGATAGATGATGGTAAATCAGAGGAAGTAGAACAAATCGAGCAGAAAGTTATTCCGGACGTTGAACTTGATCaaatggaggatgaggaaggaaatgagaagagagacggTGTCGATCACGATGTCGGTGGGAATGAAACACTATTGCCAAGGCTAAGTAGAATATCGGTGAGTCTACTTCCAGAAGCTTCAGAGTCTTACTGAAGCGGAAGCAGACTGAGTCTATGGCCTCCTTGCATACCTCTCATGATCAATTGAGGAGACTCAGGAAGGAAAACAATGAGCTATCACGAAAATTGAAAGAAACTGAGAAGTCGCTGGCTCTTCAAGGGTAAGTGCTTCATCGCGTAGAATGCACAAGGCAAATGACCAAGGAGCAGTGCGGAGAACGAGAGACTGGTGGAAGATCTCCAAACGCGCCTTGAAGAGACTCAGTCTGAGATTGCTCAGAGGCGCAAAGACGAAAAGGAAATGCGAGGAAAGGACCGCGCACAGCTCATCCAGATCTCCGGTGTAAATTACATTCTTCTGGATCCGTGAATGGTAGCTGATGATAATATATCTAGTATGAGGCGGACGTACTTAGTCTACAGAGAAGCCTGGAGAACGCGAGGGCCAACCATGCGAACATGCAGAAGATGTATAATTCTCAATGCGGTGAGTTTGGATCTAATCTCTGAGGGAGTTCATGTACTTACACTCTTGCAGATGAGGCGCAGAGGTTGAGAGATATGCTTCGCGACCGTGACGAAGAGATCCGAGAGCTGGAAGACGCTGTCAACGCTCACTCCGCTGACGAAGAAAAACTCACTCAAGAAATACGAGCCCTAGAGGATGAGGTCAAGCGCCTTGAAGCTGACCTT
This region of Cryptococcus neoformans var. neoformans B-3501A chromosome 10, whole genome shotgun sequence genomic DNA includes:
- a CDS encoding 60S ribosomal protein L20 (Match to ESTs gb|CF187028.1|CF187028, gb|CF193454.1|CF193454, gb|CF187244.1|CF187244; HMMPfam hit to Ribosomal_L18ae, Ribosomal L18ae protein family, score: 371.9, E(): 8.2e-109), giving the protein MARFTEYSVVGRTLPTEADPAPKLYRMRIFAPNEVVAKSRYWYYLRQLKKAKKAHGEIVALNVIHEKKPLKVKNFAIWLRYDSRSGTHNMVKEFRALSRAEAVESMYQDMAARHRARFRNVQILRVAEVEKKDDIRRPYIKQLLEPGLKFPLPHRRTKSKAWFAANRPSTWA